AGCCCCTTCCTTACTGCCCGCATTCATGCTTTTTTGCCTTTCAGTCTGTAACTGTTACCCTTAATATTAATGACGGCGCTGTGGTGAAGCAGTCGATCGAGGATGGCAGTCACGATGATCGGGTCATGGAACAGTTCTGTCCAGTCTCCGAATGCCTTATTTGACGTGATAATGGTGCTGCTCTTCTCGTACCGGTTAGCAATAAAACGAAAGAACAAATTGCACTCTTCCCGTGTGATAGGTGTGTAACCCACTTCATCCACAACGACCAGGGAGGATTTATAGTACCCACGGCCCTTACCCGGCTTTCCAGCTTCGTGATCCTTTCGCAGCTTGATAATCAGATCCTCCATGTTGGTAAAATAGATACTCATGCCGGACTGACACGCTTTCAGCGCAAGGGATACCGCAAGATGCGTCTTTCCCACACCGGGAGGGCCAAGGAAAATTACATTGCCTTTCTCACGGATAAAACTTAAGTCAAAAAGTCCCATGATTTTCTGTTTATCCAGGCCGGGTTGGAAGGCGAAGTCAAACTCATCTATGCTTTTGATATACGGTAGTCCTGATATTTTTAGTGCAGTTTCGATGCGGCGCTGCTCTTTTGCCGCCACTTCCTCTTCGAGCAGTTCATCGAGAAAAGACAGATAGCTTTTTCCCTGTTCCTCGGCCGTCTTGGCAAGGCCGCCTAAAACTTCATAAATCCGGGGGAGCTTTAATCGGGTGAGGTTGGATTCAATGCGATCCATTACAAGGGTATTACTCATGCAAACACCTCCTG
Above is a window of Desulfotignum balticum DSM 7044 DNA encoding:
- the istB gene encoding IS21-like element helper ATPase IstB — its product is MSNTLVMDRIESNLTRLKLPRIYEVLGGLAKTAEEQGKSYLSFLDELLEEEVAAKEQRRIETALKISGLPYIKSIDEFDFAFQPGLDKQKIMGLFDLSFIREKGNVIFLGPPGVGKTHLAVSLALKACQSGMSIYFTNMEDLIIKLRKDHEAGKPGKGRGYYKSSLVVVDEVGYTPITREECNLFFRFIANRYEKSSTIITSNKAFGDWTELFHDPIIVTAILDRLLHHSAVINIKGNSYRLKGKKA